One Microcaecilia unicolor chromosome 8, aMicUni1.1, whole genome shotgun sequence DNA window includes the following coding sequences:
- the BCL2L1 gene encoding bcl-2-like protein 1 isoform X1 translates to MICSTRRPLCTSAFISVRLSPVSFLGYGLAETFPGLIMSDVTRALILDFIAYKLLQKGHNWTELDINGCRLDAADGVTVVNGSSSVHGVSLAWNPGVVAGTVVKQTLREAGDEFELRYRRAFSNLTSQLYITPDTAYQSFQQVVSELFRDGVNWGRIIAFFSFGGALSVESVDKEMAGLVQNITTWMTLYFSQHLEPWIHENGGWTAFVDLYGNNAAAESRRQQEKCGRWLLTGITLAGVLLLGSYLCRK, encoded by the exons ATGATATGTTCAACGAG GCGACCCCTTTGTACATCTGCCTTCATCTCGGTGAGGTTGTCCCCAGTGTCGTTCTTGGGTTATGGACTGGCTGAGACTTTCCCTGGCCTGATAATGTCCGATGTTACCAGGGCCTTGATTCTTGACTTTATAGCGTACAAATTATTGCAGAAGGGACATAATTGGACTGAGCTGGATATAAATGGCTGCAGGCTGGACGCAGCTGATGGTGTGACTGTAGTGAATGGGAGCTCTTCTGTGCATGGAGTATCATTAGCCTGGAACCCGGGTGTGGTAGCAGGCACAGTGGTGAAGCAAACCCTGCGGGAAGCAGGGGATGAATTTGAGCTCAGGTATCGCAGGGCTTTCAGTAACTTGACATCCCAACTCTACATCACCCCAGATACTGCGTACCAGAGCTTTCAGCAGGTGGTAAGTGAACTTTTCCGAGATGGAGTCAACTGGGGACGCATAATAGCTTTCTTCTCCTTTGGGGGGGCGCTGAGTGTGGAAAGCGTGGataaggagatggccggcttggTGCAGAACATTACTACCTGGATGACTTTATACTTCAGCCAGCATTTGGAGCCCTGGATTCATGAGAATGGAGGCTGG ACTGCTTTTGTGGATCTCTATGGGAATAATGCTGCAGCTGAGAGTAGAAGACAGCAAGAGAAGTGTGGCAGATGGCTATTGACAGGAATCACACTGGCTGGTGTCTTGCTGCTGGGTTCTTATCTGTGCCGCAAATAA
- the BCL2L1 gene encoding bcl-2-like protein 1 isoform X2: MSDVTRALILDFIAYKLLQKGHNWTELDINGCRLDAADGVTVVNGSSSVHGVSLAWNPGVVAGTVVKQTLREAGDEFELRYRRAFSNLTSQLYITPDTAYQSFQQVVSELFRDGVNWGRIIAFFSFGGALSVESVDKEMAGLVQNITTWMTLYFSQHLEPWIHENGGWTAFVDLYGNNAAAESRRQQEKCGRWLLTGITLAGVLLLGSYLCRK, from the exons ATGTCCGATGTTACCAGGGCCTTGATTCTTGACTTTATAGCGTACAAATTATTGCAGAAGGGACATAATTGGACTGAGCTGGATATAAATGGCTGCAGGCTGGACGCAGCTGATGGTGTGACTGTAGTGAATGGGAGCTCTTCTGTGCATGGAGTATCATTAGCCTGGAACCCGGGTGTGGTAGCAGGCACAGTGGTGAAGCAAACCCTGCGGGAAGCAGGGGATGAATTTGAGCTCAGGTATCGCAGGGCTTTCAGTAACTTGACATCCCAACTCTACATCACCCCAGATACTGCGTACCAGAGCTTTCAGCAGGTGGTAAGTGAACTTTTCCGAGATGGAGTCAACTGGGGACGCATAATAGCTTTCTTCTCCTTTGGGGGGGCGCTGAGTGTGGAAAGCGTGGataaggagatggccggcttggTGCAGAACATTACTACCTGGATGACTTTATACTTCAGCCAGCATTTGGAGCCCTGGATTCATGAGAATGGAGGCTGG ACTGCTTTTGTGGATCTCTATGGGAATAATGCTGCAGCTGAGAGTAGAAGACAGCAAGAGAAGTGTGGCAGATGGCTATTGACAGGAATCACACTGGCTGGTGTCTTGCTGCTGGGTTCTTATCTGTGCCGCAAATAA